Proteins from one Thaumasiovibrio subtropicus genomic window:
- a CDS encoding peptidoglycan DD-metalloendopeptidase family protein, with protein sequence MSKSSKSKKIPALIAIVAAVALSTALLIPAESKPPADFYTYETDVRYPIELDLPAMPEQQASSSNDNELQWKTHTIASGESMAIVFQKVGLSARTLHFLVNSDEGTQSLVKLRPGVKLQFGLDDEGKLQQLRQRKSSTDTFIVDRIDDTTFASRTESRNIDTQLNFAQAEITSSFWNAGIAAGLTPNQIMEIATLFGWDIDFALDIRAGDSFRVMFEERWSEGEYMGRGNILAAQFTNLGDTFTAIRAANGDYYDQEGRAMKKAFLRAPLDFRRVSSNFNPRRLHPVTGQVRPHRGTDYVAPVGTPIWAAGNGVVSESGYNKYNGNYVFIRHSATYMTKYLHLKKRMVRAGDRVRQGDTIGTLGATGRVTGAHLHYEFLVNGVHKNPRTVELPKSESLEGEEHTVFLRHAQNQLAQLGHFNELLAGNLMLIDGLTVAN encoded by the coding sequence ATGTCAAAGTCATCGAAAAGCAAAAAAATTCCCGCACTCATCGCCATTGTTGCGGCTGTTGCGCTCTCCACCGCCCTACTGATTCCAGCAGAAAGTAAGCCACCCGCTGACTTTTATACTTATGAAACAGATGTGCGCTACCCCATCGAACTCGACCTACCCGCGATGCCTGAACAACAAGCATCAAGCAGTAACGATAACGAGCTGCAATGGAAAACCCATACCATCGCCTCAGGCGAAAGTATGGCGATCGTTTTCCAGAAAGTCGGCCTAAGTGCGCGCACTTTGCACTTTTTAGTCAACAGTGACGAAGGGACACAATCTCTGGTCAAGTTGCGCCCCGGGGTCAAGCTCCAGTTTGGTCTCGATGATGAGGGTAAACTGCAGCAACTGCGTCAGCGCAAGAGTAGCACTGACACCTTTATTGTCGATCGCATCGATGACACGACTTTCGCCTCTCGTACTGAAAGCCGCAACATCGATACCCAATTAAACTTTGCCCAAGCGGAAATTACCTCAAGCTTCTGGAACGCAGGCATTGCGGCGGGTCTTACCCCAAATCAAATCATGGAGATCGCGACACTGTTTGGTTGGGATATCGACTTTGCCCTCGATATTCGTGCCGGAGACAGCTTTCGCGTGATGTTTGAAGAGCGTTGGTCTGAAGGGGAATACATGGGCCGCGGCAATATCCTTGCGGCGCAGTTTACCAACTTAGGTGACACCTTTACGGCTATTCGCGCTGCGAATGGTGACTACTACGATCAAGAAGGCCGCGCGATGAAAAAGGCGTTCTTGCGTGCCCCACTCGATTTTCGTCGGGTCAGCTCGAACTTTAACCCTCGCCGACTTCATCCGGTGACAGGCCAAGTCCGCCCACACCGTGGTACAGACTATGTTGCCCCGGTCGGCACACCGATTTGGGCGGCAGGTAACGGCGTTGTTTCGGAATCAGGCTACAACAAATACAACGGTAACTATGTGTTTATCCGCCACAGTGCAACCTATATGACCAAGTACTTGCACCTCAAGAAACGCATGGTACGCGCGGGTGATCGCGTTCGTCAGGGGGATACGATCGGTACACTCGGCGCAACAGGCCGTGTTACTGGCGCGCACTTGCATTACGAGTTCTTAGTTAATGGCGTGCATAAAAACCCACGTACGGTTGAACTGCCAAAATCCGAGTCATTGGAAGGGGAAGAACACACTGTTTTCTTACGTCACGCACAAAACCAGCTCGCGCAGTTAGGCCATTTCAATGAGCTTTTGGCGGGCAACTTAATGTTGATCGATGGTTTGACCGTGGCAAATTAA
- the tyrS gene encoding tyrosine--tRNA ligase: protein MASIEQALAEIKRGVEELIPEEELIEKLKENRPLRIKLGADPTAPDIHLGHTVILNKLRAFQDLGHDVTFLIGDFTGMVGDPTGKNTTRPPLTREDVLANAETYKEQVFKILDPAKTKIAFNSEWLSELGADGMLKLAANQTVARMLERDDFKKRYAEGRPIAIHEFMYPLLQGYDSVAMETDVELGGTDQKFNLLMGRELQKANGQKPQVVLTMPLLVGLDGEKKMSKSAHNYIGVSEAPSEMFGKIMSISDDLMWNYYELLSFRPLEEIAQFKTDIANGKNPRDVKILLAKEIIARFHSEADADAAEQEFINRFQKGAMPDEMPEFTFEAGIAIANLLKEGGLVNSTSDAMRMIRQGAAKQDGEKIEDTKYVPAAGTYVFQVGKRKFARVTIA, encoded by the coding sequence ATGGCCAGCATTGAACAGGCGCTAGCTGAAATTAAACGTGGGGTTGAAGAACTGATCCCTGAAGAAGAACTGATTGAGAAGCTGAAAGAGAATCGCCCTCTTCGCATCAAGTTGGGTGCCGACCCAACAGCGCCAGATATCCACCTAGGCCATACTGTTATTTTGAATAAACTACGCGCCTTCCAAGATTTAGGTCACGACGTGACATTCTTGATTGGTGATTTCACCGGTATGGTAGGCGACCCAACAGGTAAGAACACCACACGTCCGCCGCTGACACGTGAAGACGTACTGGCAAACGCAGAGACCTACAAAGAGCAGGTCTTCAAAATTCTCGACCCAGCAAAAACTAAGATTGCTTTCAACTCAGAGTGGTTATCTGAGCTGGGTGCCGATGGCATGCTAAAGCTTGCGGCTAACCAAACTGTTGCTCGTATGCTTGAGCGTGACGACTTTAAAAAGCGTTATGCGGAAGGGCGTCCTATTGCGATTCACGAATTCATGTATCCACTGCTCCAGGGTTATGATTCCGTCGCGATGGAGACTGACGTCGAGCTAGGTGGTACGGACCAGAAGTTCAACCTACTGATGGGTCGCGAGCTGCAAAAAGCCAATGGTCAGAAGCCACAAGTTGTGTTGACCATGCCACTATTGGTTGGCCTTGATGGCGAGAAGAAGATGTCGAAGTCTGCGCACAACTACATTGGCGTGAGCGAAGCACCTTCAGAAATGTTCGGTAAGATCATGTCAATCTCTGATGATCTGATGTGGAACTACTACGAACTGCTCTCTTTCCGTCCATTAGAAGAGATTGCGCAGTTTAAGACAGACATCGCTAACGGTAAAAACCCACGCGATGTGAAGATCTTACTGGCGAAAGAGATCATTGCACGTTTCCACTCTGAGGCCGATGCTGATGCCGCAGAGCAAGAGTTCATTAATCGTTTCCAAAAGGGCGCGATGCCTGACGAAATGCCAGAGTTCACCTTTGAAGCGGGTATCGCGATTGCGAACCTACTGAAAGAAGGTGGCCTAGTCAACTCTACCTCTGATGCGATGCGCATGATCCGCCAAGGTGCAGCGAAGCAAGATGGTGAGAAGATCGAAGACACGAAATACGTACCTGCTGCGGGCACCTATGTGTTCCAAGTCGGTAAGCGTAAGTTTGCTCGCGTCACCATCGCTTAA
- the erpA gene encoding iron-sulfur cluster insertion protein ErpA, producing the protein MSDVDLPLNFSDAAANKVKTLIAEEENPELKLRVYITGGGCSGFQYGFTFDENVNEGDMTIVKNEVTMVVDPMSLQYLVGGTVDYTEGLEGSRFFVDNPNAQTTCGCGASFSV; encoded by the coding sequence ATGAGCGATGTAGATTTGCCACTAAACTTCAGTGACGCAGCGGCAAACAAAGTGAAAACACTGATTGCCGAAGAAGAAAACCCTGAGTTGAAGCTGCGTGTGTATATCACGGGTGGTGGTTGTAGCGGTTTCCAATATGGATTCACCTTTGACGAAAACGTGAACGAAGGTGATATGACCATCGTTAAAAACGAAGTCACCATGGTGGTTGACCCAATGAGCTTGCAGTATCTCGTTGGTGGCACGGTTGACTACACGGAAGGACTAGAAGGGTCGCGTTTCTTCGTTGATAACCCGAATGCGCAAACAACCTGTGGCTGTGGGGCGTCTTTCAGCGTGTAA
- a CDS encoding MDR family MFS transporter, which produces MANQDSLFQWQRIQRFNFPIWTILTGVLLARTSYFMAWPFLIIFLYQDYGASATQVGAMLAASALVGAVAGLYSGYLSDKFGRKWVMVLGSWIAAASYTGIALADQIWQFYILLMFTGLMRPMIEAPSKAVIGDNLADLKDRELALNIRYFLLNIGGAFGPLIGVTLALSEPQNLFFITGATYVVYSVWLLIGIERTAKPDKPDSSQLPHFFATLRVISKDKIFVLLMMANFLMMFVYAQLDSSIPQIIVRSNQETAGQIIPTLVLVNTLTIILFQFPMLKWLENVPLFARTRLGMVLMAISQIGFMLSPTDSLIGLGIACFILSLGEVVAFPTLNVQIDRLAPAHLRGSYFGATALYSLGFAVSPLVGGMIIESLSAFWLFAVCLLFCAMMFWLYWRAEHTEDLVQRSSPLTEQ; this is translated from the coding sequence GTGGCTAATCAAGATAGTCTCTTTCAATGGCAACGTATTCAACGCTTTAACTTTCCCATCTGGACTATCTTAACCGGAGTGTTGTTGGCGCGAACCAGCTATTTTATGGCTTGGCCTTTCCTGATCATTTTTCTCTATCAAGACTACGGCGCCTCTGCGACCCAAGTCGGTGCCATGCTCGCCGCCTCCGCCCTTGTCGGTGCCGTTGCTGGCCTCTACTCTGGCTACCTATCCGATAAGTTTGGTCGAAAATGGGTCATGGTACTGGGAAGCTGGATCGCTGCGGCGTCTTATACGGGCATCGCCCTTGCGGATCAGATTTGGCAATTCTACATCTTACTCATGTTCACTGGGCTAATGCGCCCTATGATTGAAGCGCCTTCAAAAGCGGTCATCGGCGATAATCTCGCTGATCTCAAAGATCGCGAGCTCGCCCTCAATATCCGTTACTTCTTGCTCAATATTGGCGGCGCATTCGGGCCGCTTATTGGGGTAACCCTCGCGCTGAGTGAGCCGCAAAATCTCTTCTTTATTACTGGCGCGACCTATGTGGTTTACAGTGTTTGGCTATTAATTGGCATTGAGCGCACCGCGAAGCCAGATAAGCCCGATAGCTCTCAGCTTCCGCACTTTTTCGCCACCCTGCGGGTAATCAGCAAAGACAAGATCTTTGTGCTGCTGATGATGGCTAACTTCTTGATGATGTTTGTCTATGCCCAGTTAGACTCTTCGATCCCGCAAATCATTGTGAGATCGAATCAAGAAACCGCAGGGCAAATTATTCCCACCTTAGTACTGGTCAATACTTTAACCATCATCCTCTTCCAGTTTCCGATGTTGAAGTGGTTGGAAAATGTGCCTTTATTTGCGCGCACGCGTCTGGGCATGGTGCTCATGGCGATTTCGCAGATAGGCTTTATGCTATCGCCGACCGACTCCTTGATCGGGTTAGGTATCGCCTGCTTTATTCTCAGCTTAGGGGAAGTGGTCGCCTTTCCGACCCTCAATGTGCAAATTGATCGCTTAGCTCCTGCCCACCTCAGAGGATCTTACTTTGGGGCAACCGCGCTCTACTCACTGGGCTTTGCGGTCTCGCCATTGGTTGGCGGGATGATCATTGAATCGCTCAGTGCCTTTTGGTTGTTTGCCGTCTGCTTACTGTTTTGCGCCATGATGTTTTGGCTTTACTGGCGCGCGGAACACACCGAAGATCTTGTGCAACGATCCTCACCGCTCACCGAGCAATGA